CGTCGTATCGCCGGCAGGAGCGGGAGGCGGCGCATCGGAGTTGTCGCCTCCAGCGGCACCGGGCGCTGCAGGTTGGGCGCTCGCGACGGCACCGGGCGCTGCAACCACGACGGGCGCTGAGGCCGCCGCTGCCGAAGCGGGCGCGGCCGCCCCGGCAATGACGATGCCGGGAGTCGGCGTGGCCACGGGTTTCGGCGCTGCGATTGCAGCGGCGGGCGCTACAGGCGGCTGGACGGCAACGACGCCCGCGGCCGCAGCCGGCGGAATCCTTGCGGCAGCGGCAGCGACGGTCGCTTCCGCGTTGCCGGCGGGTGCCGGCGGCCGCGCAGCGACCGGCGCGCCGCCGATCACGGCAGGAGCCTGCGCCGCAGCGACGGCGGGGCCGGTGGAAGGTGCGGCGCCTCGAGGCGACGGCAGCGTGGCCGGCGGCATGACCGGCTGCACCGGCGCCGTCGGAAGCGGCACTGCGCCGGGCGGCAATGTCGGCGGAACTCCGGGAACCGGTGCGACCGGCACGGCCGGATTGATCGACGGCGCGGGGACCACTGGCACTATGGGATTGGCGGGAGCTCCGAGAATCGCGCTCCCGCCGAGCGGAGCCGGCATTCCCGGTGCGACCGGAGCGGGCATACCCGGCGCGGCCGGAGCCGGCGGAATCGGGGACGGCGGCGGCACTCCCGGCGGCGCGGGCGACGGCGGAGGAACTCCGGCCGGCGACGGCGACGGCGGCGCGGTAGCCGCGGCCGACGGTGCGGGTGCAGCGGGGGCCGCAGCTGCGAGTTGCTCGTTTGCAGGCGCTGGCCGAGGCGAAGCGGCGAAAGGCGGCGCAGCCGTCGGTGCACCGGCCATGTCCCTGCTGTGTTTCTCGGGACCACGCCCGTGCGCTTCCTCGTCCTTGCGACCGCTTCGTGCCGCTTGTCCCGGAGCGTTATGCGGCCCGTGCGCGCCCGCTGCTGCGACTTTGTCGGGATGCTGCGCCCGGTCGGGCGATGCAGCCTTCGGCGAATCCTGCGGGGCGCTGTGGCGTGCCACCTTGTCGGTCAGCATGTCGTCCGGCTGTTCCGTCGTGCCCGTCCACATTCGCGACGCGACTGCGCCGGCTGCGATGCCTCCGACGATCACGAGCGCATAGAGGAGGCGCTTGCGATTCGGTCCACGTCCGGGACCTTGCGGCGGAGGGCCGCCGGGCAGACGTGGATCTCCCGCGGACGGCGGAATCGCGCCCGATCGCGAGGAGTCCTTGCTGACAGCGTCGAGAATGCTGCTCACGTCGTGCCCTGAACCCGCGCCGCGACGCTCGCGCGGCCGGCAGCAAGTGTAGGCCGGTCGAAGCGGGCGAGCGAGTTGTACAGGAGAACCTGGGTGATCGGTCCTGCGACTCCGTCGGCCGTCACGTGGCGCGATTCCTGGAAACGCCGCACCGCGTTTTCCGTCAGGTCGTCGTAAAGGCCGGTCTGGGTCGATGCGTCGAGCACCCCTGCAGAGCTCAGCATCGTCTGCAGCTTTTTCACGGCCGGGCCCCCGGCCCCCGGGCCGATGTCGAAGCGCAGCGACTCGGGATCCTTGAACAGAATGTGCGCCTTGCCGTTCCACGCCGCGTCGAACCCGGCAAGGCTCATCGTGACGTTGCCCGCGAGCTGCACCGCCCCGCCCGTGCGATCGATCCCCCTCAGCAGCACGTAACGGATCTCGGGAGCGCCGCCGGTCGTCATCTCGACCATCGCGGGAAGATCGAGAACCGAAAGCAATGCGTCGTTCAGCTCGACGGCGAAGTAACGGAGCCCTCGCGACTCGGCGATCGCCTGCAGGTTCAGCGACCCGCCGGCCAGATCCGCCTCGGCAACCGGTGCAGCTCCCCACATCTGCAGCAGGCGCGTGTAATCGGCCACCGCTGCGTCGAAGACGGCGCCCGTCGAGAGCGTCGCCAGCGCCGCCGCGTCCGAAGACGCCGATGCCGGGGCGACGCCAGGCGCAGGCGCGACGACTGGAGCAGAGGCGACCTGGGGCGCGACCTCGCTTGCAGGAACGGGGATAGCCGCCGCGGGTGCCGGTGCAGAGACCGAAGGCGCCGTCGCAGCAGCCGAAGGCGACAAAGCAGGAGCCGAAGGCGATGAAACAGGAGCATCGCCGTTGCGCGGCGCATCGCCACCCGGATCAGCGAGTTTCGCTGCGGGCGCAGCCGGCAAGGACGTCATCGCGGCCTTCGCCTTGCGCGGCGCCGGCCGGCTTTCGTCCACCGCGGACGACGAAAGCAGGAAGAAAGCGACCACCGCAGCTGCGGCAGCGGCCGCGAGGAACGCGCCGATGCGCCCCCAGGCCGGCCCGCGAGATGCAGCAACCTGCGGAACATAGCCGAGCTCTCGCGCCGCCGCGGACACTTCGTCGGACCCGACACGACCGCGACTGCGCGTGAACGCGACGAGCATCGAGCGATGCGCGAGGATGTTGAGAAGGCGCGGCACGCCGTCGGTGAAACGGTAGATGAGTTCGAGCGCGCGCGGCTCCACGAGGTCGGTGTGCGCGCCGGCGATGCGCAGGCGGTGGCGCACGTATTCGCAGGCTTCGTCGCGATCGAGCTTGTCGAGGTGCCAGCGCTCGGTGACGCGCTGGTTGAGCTGGCGAAGATCGTGGCGCGACAGGATGCCGTGAAGCTCGGGCTGGCCGACGAGCACCACCTGGAGGAGTTTTTCGGTTTCGGTTTCGAGGTTGGTCAACAGGCGAAGCTGCTCGAGCACCACGGGGTCCAGGTTCTGGGCCTCGTCCACGATGATCACCGTGCGGCGACCGGCCGCGCGGTTGGTCTTGAGGAACGCTGCAAGCTCCTCGATCAGCTCCTTGCGGCTGGTGCTGCGCGACGGCAGTCCGAGCTCGGCATTGATCGTCTGCAGCAGCTCGGTCGACGTCAGCACCGGGTTGACGATGTTGGCGACCGTGACGTCCTGCGCGTGCTCGGCCAGCAGCGTGCGGATCAGCGTCGTCTTGCCCGCGCCGACCTCGCCGGTGATCGCGACGAAGCCGCTGCCCTCGCGAATCCCATAGACGAGGTGCGCGAAGGCCTCGCGGTGCTTCGCGCTCATGAACAGATACCTGGGATCCGGGGTCAGCCGGAAGGGCAGGTCGCTGAGCCCGAAGAACGTCTCGTACATGAAGGACGACGAGCATCACCCGGCGCACGCTGCATTTCAAACCTTGCGGCGGCCGCGCTCTTCGCGGCGTTGGATCGCGCGCGCGACCGCGTCGCATTGCCCACGGGCCGGGCTCTGGCTACAGAGTCCCATGCCGCCGTCCCGAACGCAGATCCCGCGCGCGTTCTGGATCGTGTCGGCCGCCAATTTCCTCTCGTTCCTGAACATCGCGTTCTTCTTCCTGCTGCCCCTGTGGGTGGATGCCCACGGCGGCGGCCCCGAAAAAGCCGGTCGCATCGGCGCGCTTTCCGGTTTTGCCGGACTGGCCGCGCTGCCGCTGATCGGCTACCTGCTCGACCGCTTCGGCCGGCGGCGATTCATGATCACCGGCATCGGCGTGAGCGCGCTGTGCTCGGCGTGCTTCATGTTCGTCGACGATTTCGGGCCGGCGCTGTGGGCGCTGCGCATCGTGCAGGGCATCGCGTCCACCAGCGCATTCACCGGCGCGCAGACGCTGGCCCTGCTGTTTGCGCCGGTCGAGAGGCGCGCGGCGACGATCGGCTGGTTCGGGATCTCGACGATCCTGACCAATGCGCTCAGCCCGGCCATCGGCGAGAGCATCGTGCACCAGTGGGGCTTCCGCACGATGTTCGGCGTCGGTGCGGTGCTCGGGTCCTGCGCCTTCGTGCTTTCGTGCTTCGTGCCGCGGCCGCCGGCCTTCGTGATGCTGCCGCGAAGCGTCGAGATCGAGCCCCGCCTGGCGCGACGCGCAGTGGCAACCGCGACCGTCGCGATGATGTGTTACGGATTCGGCTTCGGCGCGACGCAGACGTTCGTGCCGCTGCTGATGAAGCAGCTCGAGATCGGGCGCGTCGGCCCTTTCTTTACCGCATGGTCACTGGCGGCGGTCTCGGTGCGGGCCGTGTTCGGCACCCTTTCCGACCGCATCGGACGCCGCGGGGTGATTCTTCCGGCGATGGCAGCGCTCACGCTGGCCGTGGCGCTGCTGTCGATCACTCGTTCGATGATGCTCATCGTCACGATCGGCGCGATCTTCGGCATGGGTCACGGCCTGCTGTACCCGACGATGAATGCATGGGTGGCCGACTGGAGCACGGCGTCGAACATCGGCCGCACCCAGAGCCTGTTCAGCGGCTCCTACAGCCTCGGCATCTCGAGCTGCGCGTTCCTGTTCGGCACCATCGTCGAGCGCTACGGCTACTCGACGATGTTCCTGGTGGCTTCTGCAATCTCCCTGGTCGGGATGCTCGTCTTCATTACGGGACCCGGCAGCCTGCCGGGAGAACCGGCCCACGAGTCGCTGGCCGACACCAGCAGCAGCACCGGCGAAATATGAAACGGAAACGCGCTCCTCATCCGACGCCGAAGAACTTCTCCGCATCGCCGCTGGTGACGACGACGCTCTCGATGTGCCCGTCGCGCAACACCTTCAGGTCGATGTCATCGCCCGGCTTGCACTTCCAGATCTCTTCGTAGAGCTGCAGCCGGCCCGTCACCGGCTCTTCGCCGACGCGCACGAGGATGTCGCCGACGGCAAGGCCCGACCGCTCGCCCGGCGCGCCGGGGATCAGCCCCGCAACCACCGTACGATCGGGCAGCGCGTAGCAGAACATCCCCACCCACGCGCGCTGCGGCCTCGTCGTGCGCCGCCCTTCGCGCAGCAGCTCCTCGGCATGCTCGTAGTAGTTCTCCGACGGGATCGCGAGAGTCGCGCGTCCGATGGCGCCGAGGTTCAGCGACACGACGCCGACGAAGCGGCCGCGCCAGTCGCACAGCGGAGCGCCGCCGAGGCCGGGGTTGATCGCGCTGAGCCACAGCGCGCGGTCGAGGTAATATTCCCAGTACGCGTCGAAGGAATCGACGGCGACGAGATAGCCACTGGCGCTGCGGCGCTCGGTCGCACCGACGCTGGAGACGAGGAAGAGGTCGTGGCCGGGCGTGACGTCGTGTGAGCTGCCGCGGCGCAGCGGCGGCGCCGTGAGCGACGTGGAGTCGACGCCGAGTACCGCAATCCCGGACGCGAAGTCCTGGGCGATCACGCGTGCCGGCATGCGCTTGCCTTCGATATCGGTGACGAGCACGCGCTGGGCTCCGAGCACGACGTAGTTGACCGTGACGATGGTGCCTTCGGTATCGACGACGGCACCGGTTCCGGCGCGAGAAGTCCCGAGCACCGCGGCAGACGGGTGCGATTGGGGGATTTCCGCAGCGACCGTCACCGTCGACGCAGCAACCTGCTGAAGCAGTCGGACATGGGCATCCACGCGAGACAGGCTAGGTCTGGCGAAGTCTCTCGTCCAGTCGCCGCCGCCGGGCGCATCGTGGGGCCGTCGTGGAACGCACAGCCGCGACGGGCGCCCGCGCGATGTGTGTTGCGATTCGCAACTGCTAGAAGGCGGCGATGCCGTACGCGTCGCGCCCTGCCTCGCCCGCTCCGGGGCACCTGGTCCGTTCGCATCGCGGCGCGCCGTTCCCGTTTTTCATCGACCGGGGGCTCGGCGACAAACCCTCGTTCGCGGGCAGCGCCCCGCGCGAACAGCTCGTGGTCGACGCAGAAGGCCGCGCGCAGATCTGGCGCGACGGGGCCTGGCATGACGCCGGCCACTATCCGATCGACCCGCTCGATGCGATCGATGCTTTCGTCGACGGCTCCCGCAGCGATCCCGTTGCCGTGCCTTCGTGGCTGGACGGCGTGACCCTCCCGCGCACCGTCGGCTATCTTTCGTACGAGCTCGGCTCCCGGTGTGATCGTGTTCAAGCACCGCCGGCGGCGGGCAAGACCCGCATCGGCACGCCGCTGGCCGTGCTGTCGGTCTACGATGACGTCGATGCCTGGGACCCGCGAAGCGGGCGCACCTGGCACGTGCGATTCGCGCACTCGTCGCCGGCGGCACCTCCGCCGGCGCTCCAGGCGCCGGTCCAATCCTGGCAGCCGACGACACGGGCTGCGTACCGTCGCGGCTTCGCGCGCATCCTTTCCGCGATCCGCGCCGGCGACATTTACCAGGCGAACCTGTCCAGGCGCGCCGTCTTCGAGTTCGATGGCGACGCGATCTCTGCGTATTGCCGCCTTCGCGACGTGCAGCCGGTGCCGTGGGGAGCCTTCCTCGGCTTCGGCGGATTCTCGCTGCTGTCGAATTCGCCCGAATGTTTCCTCGAGCGCGACGGTGACGCGATCGCGACGAGGCCGATCAAGGGCACGCGCGCGCGGCGCGGCGAGCCTGCCGCCGATGCGGCAGAAAGAGCATCGCTGGCGTCGGATCCGAAGGAAATGGCCGAGCACCTGATGATCGTCGATCTCGAGCGCAGCGACCTCGGCCGCGTCGCGACGACCGGCTCGGTGCGGGTCACGCGCTACGGCGCCGTCGAAAGCTTCGCCACCGTGCATCACATGGCGTCGGACGTCGAAGCGACGTTGCGCCACGGCATCGGCCTGGCTGCACTGCTCAGGGCGACGTTTCCCGGAGGCTCGATCACGGGCGCACCGAAGCTTCGTGCGATGGAGATCCTCGCCGAAGTGGAAGACGGCGAGCGCGGGCCCTACACCGGCGCGATCGGCTGCTTCAACGGCAGCGACCGCCTCTCGCTGTCGATCGCGATCCGCACCGCCGTCACGGCCGGCAACCAGCTTCTCTATGCCGCCGGCGGCGGAATCGTCGCCGACTCGGACGCGGAACGGGAATGGGAAGAAACCGAGATCAAGATCGGCGCTCTTCGCGCGGCACTGGCAGCCGGCGGCCGCGCAGGCCACGCGCCAGCGGCCGCGAAAGCGCTGTGACAAAGGAAGGCAGCAGCCCGTGCAATCCATGCAACCCATGCAACCCATGAAGGACATCTGCTGGCTCAACGGCGCGTTCGTCCCGACGGCTCGCGCGAAGATTTCGGCGCTCGATCGCGGGTTCCTGTTCGGCGAAGGGCTGTTCGAGACGTGGCGCACCTACGGCGGCCGCCCGTACGCGATTGCCGAGCACCTGCGGCGAATGGCGGGCAGCGCACGACGGATCGGCATTGCATTCGATCCCGACGAGCCGTGGGACAAACGCTGCGTCGAGCTTGCGCGCCGCTGCCAGATGCTGCGCAGCGACGGTGCGGTGCGCCTCACGATTACGCGCGGACACGGGCCCGTGAGCCTGGTCGCCGCGAAGACGCAAGAGCCGACGACGCTGATGATGTTCCGGCCGCTGGAGCCCACTCTCGCGCAGGCGCGCAGCCGCGGCGTCGCCATCCATCTCGTCAGCGTCGGATCCGGCGTTTCCGAGCGCTGGCGGCAAGTAAAATCGCTGAATTACCTTCCGGCAGTGCTGGCTCGTATCGAGGCCAGGAAACACCGCTGCTTCGAAGCCGTCTATCACACGGGCGAGCGCTCGGATCCGCGAAGCACCGTCCTCGAAGGCACGACGAGCAACGTGTTCGCCGTTCGCCGCGGTACGGTCTTCACGGCGCCAATTTCGGCGGGGCTGCTGCCTGGCGTCACCCGCGCGAAAACGCTCCGGCTGGCGCGCCGGGTCGCCCAGGTGCGCGAGGAGCGCTTCACGGTTGCCGATCTTCTCGCGGCGGACGAAGTGTTCCTCACGGCATCGTCGATCGAGGTCGTGCCGGTCGTGCGCGCCGGCGGCCGGCGCATCGGAAACGGCAAACCCGGTCCCGTCGCGATCGAAATGCAGCGACTGTACCGCCGCGAAGTCGCTCGCCGCCTCGGCATCGAGGTCGAAGAGCTGGACGGGCCCTAGGCCTGCTGCCGAGAGACTTGCAGCAACCTCTGCGAGCTTGTCCGGATCACGGAAGGTCGAACACGAACATCGATCCTACTCGCGCCACCGGCTTGTAGCCCTGCAGCCATTCGTAGGTGTGGGACGGCACCCAGCGCATGTGCCCACCGAGGTACCAGAAGTACGGTCGTCCCATCAGGAACGTCGCCGAGACGACGGCCTTGCCGTGCGAGACACCGCGCTCGAGAGGCGTGAACTTGATTCCATAGACTGCAGGGTGCACGCGCCCGAAATAGGCGAGCGCGATCGAGTCGATGCTGTTCGCGTCCATGTACTCGCGAAGGCGAATGAGGTCCTGTCCCCAGTCGATGTTCGAGTCGATCAGTACGCGGTGCCCGCGCTCGGGACCTCCGGCCGCTTCGTTGAAGTACTGCAGGTAGCGCGGCGCGACCGCGAAAGTGCCCGCTGCATTCCATAGCAGAAGAGCGACCGCAGCCACGGGCGCCGCCGCGCGGCGGGCAATCGCGGCCGGCGAGGCGCCGCCGCTCGCGCGCGCGGAAACGGCCGCGACGAGCGTGGGAAATCCGCGGAGCGCATCCGCGATCCACGGGGAGATGCCGATGGTCAGCAGCGGATAGGCCGGCAGCACGTGACGCTCGCCGATGTCGAGGGAGTTGAACACCGAATTCGCGGCGAACAGCAGCACGACGGGAACGAACACGGCGTAGTCGCGGCGCCCGCGGCTGCGGCCGGCGACCCACGCAAGAATCGAAAAGACGGACGCAAGCAGCACCGGCAGCGGGCACTTGGCCGCAAAGGCAGCCAGGTGGTAGTACCACCAGCCGTCGGCCGACAGCTCCCCGTTCAGAAAGTACGACGCTTCGTGGCCCTTGCCGACTTCGAGCACCATGTCGATGCCGTTGAGGAAAGGGCGCGGCAGCGGAAGACGCAGCCACGGCGCAGCCTGCGCGAGGTGCGCGAGCTTTCCGTCGGGTGCCAGCGTGCAATCGCGAAGCAGCCCGAACGTTCCGTCGAACGCGTAGCCGGCGTTGATCACGACGACGGACGCGACGCCGGCGGCGGCCAGCATCGCGAGCCAGCGCAGCAGCGGCGGCGAGTCGCGCCGGTCGGCGACGATGCGGATCGCCAGTGTCACGAGGATCATGACCGCCAGCACCGAGCCCGACAGCTTGAGCAGGTTGGTCACGCCGACGGCGACGCCGAGGATCACGGCTCTTCGCATCGTCGGCGCCTCGAGGAACTTCCAGTTCGCCAGCAGTGCGAGCAGGAAGCCGAGAGTGCCGGCCATGTCGAGAGTCACCAGGTGCCCGTGCGCGAGCAGCGAAGGAGACAGCGCGAACAGCGCCGTCGCAGCGACCGCCGCGCCTTCGCCGTAGAGCTCGAACGCCCAGCGCGCCGTCAGCGCCGCAGCCAGCAGCGAGAGCAGGATGATCACCGTGCGCGCTTCGACGTAGAAGGCCTGGTAGCGCTCCGCGTTGGCCTGCATGAAGTAGGCGCCGAGTCCCCAGACGACCGCATCGGGCGGCGGAGAGAACACCGGCCGGTCGACGAGCAGCGGCAGCGCCGCGAGCATGCGCGGGACGTGGGAGTTGATCGGGTCCTGCGTGAGGTCGCCCGTCGTCAGCGCATGAAGCCCGAGCGGAAGGTGGACGTACTCGTCGATCGTCACCGAATCGCGCCGGGCCGCCACCGAAGCCTGGACAGCGAAGAGCGCGCCGAGCAGCACGCATGCAAGGAGCGCACGCCGCGACATGCTGCGGCGCGGCGGCGCATCGCCATCGGCGCGGGCGCGAACGTCCGCACGCGCCCTATCGGTGCTGTCGGCGGCGCGCGAAGGCGCTGCGCCCCGCGACCGCTTTTTCTCAGTGCGTGGCGGCATCGAGGCGCTTCAGCATCTCGCGCGTCCCGTCGCCCTCTTCGCCGGAGGGCTCGAGGGCCAGCGCTTTCTCCAGTTGCTGGCGGGACTGTGCGAAGTTGTGCGACGCCGCAAGGTAGGCGGCCGAGCGCTGCAGCGGTTCGATCTGGAACTCTCCCGGCAGGCCGGTGGCAAGGCCGGCCTCGTACCAAGGCTGCGAGTCGCTGCCTGCTCCGAGCACTTCGAGGATGCGCGCGTACGACAGTTGGCCGGTGTAGCGCTCGATGTGCCACTGCCAGGGCCAGGTGCGATCACCGCCCTGCAGGATCTGCTCCGTCCGCTTCTTCCAGATGTCCTGGAAAGCCCCGCGTGCGCTGGCGATCAGCGCATCGTTGGCACCACCCGTGCGCACGAACAGCACGACGGTCTCGTCGAAATACACGAGGCGCCACTCCGGCGACGACATCAGCATGTGGATGAAAGGATGGCGGTTCGACCAGCGGTGGAACACCATGACGCTCTGGATGCCGCGCGCGTCGACGTCCTTCTTCCACGACGCGAAGTTGCTCATGCCGGTGAGATAGGCCGAGAAGAACGGCGTATCGTATACTTCGAGGCGTCCGTCGACGTAGACACCCTTGCCCGTCGGATCGTCCCACGTCAGGTAGCCGCCTGCCGTCATGTCGTTGTACAGCGGTCCCGGCAGCATCTGGTCGCGGAAAAACTGCACCGCACGGGCCTGGAAGTTCACGTCGAGGATTCCGAGGCCGAACTCGTGGGTCTCTCCCGAGATCGCATACCACCGGTTGGTGACGACCGCCCAGCAGACGACGGACATGCCGATGGCAACGAGGACGGACGAGACGCGTACGGCGAGCCCGTTGGGCCGGGTCCACGGCGACGGCAGCCGGCGCAGCACGATCCCGAGGCAGGCGGCGACGAAGGGCACTGCACCGATGGCGAAGACGCCGACGTTGCGACGCGCGAGCAGCGACAGGTACCCGAGCACGAGCGCGAACGTCAGCACCCCGACGTCGAAGCCCTCGCGCTCTTCCGTTTTCGACGACAAGGCCCGCAGCAGCCCTGCCACCACGGCCAGGCCCGCCGCCGTAAAGACGAAAACCTGGTAGGAGCCGATCGCGAAGGTCGGGAAGTAGCCGGAAAACGGCGGACGGAATTCTCCGATCACCCCGTACACCGGGCTCGTGCCGTTGATGCGCGACATGAGCTGGATGGGAAACGTCAGCGCGCGCAGGAAATACGGATTGAGCAGAGTGCCCGCGATCGCGGCCGATCCCCAGATGAAAAGCTCGCGCCGCGACTGGTCGCTCCAACCGCTGTCGCGGCGCCACGTGGCCGGCATGACCGGCAGCATCGCCGCGACGGCTCCGCCGATTGCGCACAAGATCGCGCCGACGCCGAGGATGAACAGCGAATGCAGGTTCGCCCAGAGCACCATCAGCGGCACGAGCAGGCGCAGGCGCCGCGGCTCGTCGCGCCCTTCGACGAGCAGGAGCTGGATGGCCGCGAGCAGCGGAAACGACACCATTTCCGGACGGATGAGGAAGCGCTCGTTGACCGTCATGCCGAGCCAGCAGACGAGAAGCCCGGTCGCGACGGGGCCGACATGGCGGATGAGGTTGCGCGCGACGATCGCGAACGTCACGACGAAAGCTGCCAGCGACAGCAGGACGAGACCGCTGGCCCCGCCGATGTTCCACGCGACGTAGAGGAACAGGTCGTAGAGCCACTGCAGGTTGACCCACTCGTTGTTCGGCTCGGTGAACGACAGCACGTCGGTGTGGGGAATCGCGTGGTGCAGCGCGATCCAGCGACCGGAGGCCAGGTGCCACCACGTGTCGAAGTCGTCGAGGCGCCGAAACGCGAACAGCGCGACGACGATGAGGCCGAGAACGGGCATCACCCGCTGCAGGGCGCCGAAAAATCCGCGATCGGCCACTGGAGCAACGGCGGGCGGCGTCGGCGCCGCAGTTGTGCCCTGGCCGGACGCGACAGTACCAGCGCCGCGCTCTTCGCGCGGGCCGCCGCGACGGCGCCCGGACTTCGACTCTGGACGACGGTCGCTCCTCACGAAGCCTGCCGCGCAGCGCCCCAGCCGGCCGCTGCCGCCCGTGCCCACGAGTCCGCCGCCATCAGATCCTGGAGAGTGTCGCTGCGGCGCGCCGGAAAAGAGTCCATTGCCGCTGCGACGATTGCCGCGATGTCCGGAAACGAAATGTCGCCGGCGAGGAAACGCGCGACCGCGATTTCGTTGGCGGCATTGAGGACAGCCGGCATTGCACCGCCCGCCGCCAGCGCTCGATACGCCAGCGCGAGACACGGAAAACGCTCGAGGTCCGGTGCCGCGAACGTCAGCGTACCGGCGCGCGCAAGGTCGAGGCGAGGCAGGTGGCCGAGCTCGAGCACGTCGGGCCACGCCAGCGCGTAGCCGATCGGAATCGTCATGTCGGGAAGCGCGAGCACCGCGATCACCGATTCGTCGTGGTAGCGCACCAGTGCGTGCACGATGCTTTGCGGATGCACGAGCACTTCGATGT
The sequence above is a segment of the Candidatus Binatia bacterium genome. Coding sequences within it:
- a CDS encoding AAA family ATPase, which codes for MSAKHREAFAHLVYGIREGSGFVAITGEVGAGKTTLIRTLLAEHAQDVTVANIVNPVLTSTELLQTINAELGLPSRSTSRKELIEELAAFLKTNRAAGRRTVIIVDEAQNLDPVVLEQLRLLTNLETETEKLLQVVLVGQPELHGILSRHDLRQLNQRVTERWHLDKLDRDEACEYVRHRLRIAGAHTDLVEPRALELIYRFTDGVPRLLNILAHRSMLVAFTRSRGRVGSDEVSAAARELGYVPQVAASRGPAWGRIGAFLAAAAAAAVVAFFLLSSSAVDESRPAPRKAKAAMTSLPAAPAAKLADPGGDAPRNGDAPVSSPSAPALSPSAAATAPSVSAPAPAAAIPVPASEVAPQVASAPVVAPAPGVAPASASSDAAALATLSTGAVFDAAVADYTRLLQMWGAAPVAEADLAGGSLNLQAIAESRGLRYFAVELNDALLSVLDLPAMVEMTTGGAPEIRYVLLRGIDRTGGAVQLAGNVTMSLAGFDAAWNGKAHILFKDPESLRFDIGPGAGGPAVKKLQTMLSSAGVLDASTQTGLYDDLTENAVRRFQESRHVTADGVAGPITQVLLYNSLARFDRPTLAAGRASVAARVQGTT
- the pabB gene encoding aminodeoxychorismate synthase component I, encoding MPYASRPASPAPGHLVRSHRGAPFPFFIDRGLGDKPSFAGSAPREQLVVDAEGRAQIWRDGAWHDAGHYPIDPLDAIDAFVDGSRSDPVAVPSWLDGVTLPRTVGYLSYELGSRCDRVQAPPAAGKTRIGTPLAVLSVYDDVDAWDPRSGRTWHVRFAHSSPAAPPPALQAPVQSWQPTTRAAYRRGFARILSAIRAGDIYQANLSRRAVFEFDGDAISAYCRLRDVQPVPWGAFLGFGGFSLLSNSPECFLERDGDAIATRPIKGTRARRGEPAADAAERASLASDPKEMAEHLMIVDLERSDLGRVATTGSVRVTRYGAVESFATVHHMASDVEATLRHGIGLAALLRATFPGGSITGAPKLRAMEILAEVEDGERGPYTGAIGCFNGSDRLSLSIAIRTAVTAGNQLLYAAGGGIVADSDAEREWEETEIKIGALRAALAAGGRAGHAPAAAKAL
- a CDS encoding phospholipid carrier-dependent glycosyltransferase, producing the protein MSRRALLACVLLGALFAVQASVAARRDSVTIDEYVHLPLGLHALTTGDLTQDPINSHVPRMLAALPLLVDRPVFSPPPDAVVWGLGAYFMQANAERYQAFYVEARTVIILLSLLAAALTARWAFELYGEGAAVAATALFALSPSLLAHGHLVTLDMAGTLGFLLALLANWKFLEAPTMRRAVILGVAVGVTNLLKLSGSVLAVMILVTLAIRIVADRRDSPPLLRWLAMLAAAGVASVVVINAGYAFDGTFGLLRDCTLAPDGKLAHLAQAAPWLRLPLPRPFLNGIDMVLEVGKGHEASYFLNGELSADGWWYYHLAAFAAKCPLPVLLASVFSILAWVAGRSRGRRDYAVFVPVVLLFAANSVFNSLDIGERHVLPAYPLLTIGISPWIADALRGFPTLVAAVSARASGGASPAAIARRAAAPVAAVALLLWNAAGTFAVAPRYLQYFNEAAGGPERGHRVLIDSNIDWGQDLIRLREYMDANSIDSIALAYFGRVHPAVYGIKFTPLERGVSHGKAVVSATFLMGRPYFWYLGGHMRWVPSHTYEWLQGYKPVARVGSMFVFDLP
- a CDS encoding S1C family serine protease, which codes for MDAHVRLLQQVAASTVTVAAEIPQSHPSAAVLGTSRAGTGAVVDTEGTIVTVNYVVLGAQRVLVTDIEGKRMPARVIAQDFASGIAVLGVDSTSLTAPPLRRGSSHDVTPGHDLFLVSSVGATERRSASGYLVAVDSFDAYWEYYLDRALWLSAINPGLGGAPLCDWRGRFVGVVSLNLGAIGRATLAIPSENYYEHAEELLREGRRTTRPQRAWVGMFCYALPDRTVVAGLIPGAPGERSGLAVGDILVRVGEEPVTGRLQLYEEIWKCKPGDDIDLKVLRDGHIESVVVTSGDAEKFFGVG
- a CDS encoding aminotransferase class IV, whose amino-acid sequence is MQPMKDICWLNGAFVPTARAKISALDRGFLFGEGLFETWRTYGGRPYAIAEHLRRMAGSARRIGIAFDPDEPWDKRCVELARRCQMLRSDGAVRLTITRGHGPVSLVAAKTQEPTTLMMFRPLEPTLAQARSRGVAIHLVSVGSGVSERWRQVKSLNYLPAVLARIEARKHRCFEAVYHTGERSDPRSTVLEGTTSNVFAVRRGTVFTAPISAGLLPGVTRAKTLRLARRVAQVREERFTVADLLAADEVFLTASSIEVVPVVRAGGRRIGNGKPGPVAIEMQRLYRREVARRLGIEVEELDGP
- a CDS encoding MFS transporter, whose translation is MPPSRTQIPRAFWIVSAANFLSFLNIAFFFLLPLWVDAHGGGPEKAGRIGALSGFAGLAALPLIGYLLDRFGRRRFMITGIGVSALCSACFMFVDDFGPALWALRIVQGIASTSAFTGAQTLALLFAPVERRAATIGWFGISTILTNALSPAIGESIVHQWGFRTMFGVGAVLGSCAFVLSCFVPRPPAFVMLPRSVEIEPRLARRAVATATVAMMCYGFGFGATQTFVPLLMKQLEIGRVGPFFTAWSLAAVSVRAVFGTLSDRIGRRGVILPAMAALTLAVALLSITRSMMLIVTIGAIFGMGHGLLYPTMNAWVADWSTASNIGRTQSLFSGSYSLGISSCAFLFGTIVERYGYSTMFLVASAISLVGMLVFITGPGSLPGEPAHESLADTSSSTGEI